The following are encoded together in the Choloepus didactylus isolate mChoDid1 chromosome 7, mChoDid1.pri, whole genome shotgun sequence genome:
- the LOC119539962 gene encoding endogenous retrovirus group PABLB member 1 Env polyprotein: MGDKLKQITRAWTVCQIFGCYLIGTVGNTFLQWAAAVTSAHNRSQCWVCTELPSSSATGLPWTVSPANKTTWDAMLMWQDTHQRQVWKDFFPFSASPNIFPSKTESYSYIYSLVREQINKPRPLLGYSVEDGFGWLTAEAVTINKVAPVCMERTEGYKEMGWLPLEHCGMTIHLQKNSYFQWQNVNISHGAYPSPKGWLWTCGRNGWPYLPYDWIGRCTWGQPYVPATLYDTLPHAPSNWEMVKTRYRIKRTAWWFYPLAVLAPGGAAIVAETHIAALANHTAKALNESKLAISLLNDETTQLRKVVLQNRMALDILTAAQGGTCALINIQCCVYVPDNSKNVTQALNHMQDHIQNIEHLSNDPLSNWFNSLIWPWRQLLIGLLCICTGLLVFCCSLYCCCGLWMQFLSSSQCKLLRGGGVWKPRA, translated from the coding sequence CACTGTAGGAAACACATTTCTCCAGTGGGCAGCTGCAGTAACCTCTGCACATAACAGGTCTCAGTGCTGGGTATGCACTGAATTGCCATCATCTAGTGCCACCGGCCTCCCGTGGACCGTCTCTCCTGCCAACAAGACGACTTGGGATGCCATGCTGATGTGGCAAGACACTCACCAACGGCAAGTGTGGAAagacttcttccctttctctgcaTCACCGAATATTTTTCCCTCCAAGACTGAATCTTATTCTTACATATATTCCCTGGTCCGAGAGCAAATTAATAAACCCCGGCCTTTATTGGGGTATTCTGTAGAAGATGGTTTTGGATGGCTCACTGCTGAGGCTGTAACCATAAATAAAGTGGCGCCGGTTTGTATGGAGCGTactgaagggtataaagaaatgGGATGGCTGCCTCTTGAACACTGTGGCATGACCATCCACCTACAAAAGAATAGCTATTttcagtggcaaaatgttaacattagccATGGAGCTTATCCATCCCCTAAGGGATGGCTCTGGACCTGCGGGCGGAATGGCTGGCCCTACCTGCCCTATGACTGGATTGGACGATGCACCTGGGGGCAACCCTATGTGCCTGCTACCCTCTATGACACTTTACCACACGCACCCAGCAATTgggaaatggtaaaaactagatatagaataaaacgGACTGCTTggtggttttatcctttagctgtTTTAGCCCCAGGTGGTGCCGCCATAGTAGCTGAAACACATATAGCTGCTTTAGCTAACCACACCGCAAAAGCACTCAATGAGTCAAAATTAGCTATATCATTGCTTAATGATGAGACTACACAACTTAGGAAAGTAGTCTTACAAAACAGAATGGCTCTGGATATTTTAACCGCTGCCCAAGGAggtacctgtgctttaattaatattcagtgttgtgtatatgtacctgATAACTCAAAAAACGTGACCCAAGCTCTTAATCACATGcaagatcatatacaaaatattgaacatttatctaacGATCCTTTGTCTAActggtttaattctttaatttgGCCATGGCGCCAGttgttaataggattactgtgcatatgtactggtttacttgtattctgctgttcactgtattgttgtTGTGGATTATGGATGCAATTTCTGTCCTCTAGTCAATGCAAATTGCTGCGTGGGGGTGGAGTGTGGAAACCCCGGGCATAG